A window of the Trichocoleus sp. genome harbors these coding sequences:
- a CDS encoding oxygenase MpaB family protein, whose amino-acid sequence MRRFERFHAIQQLDPVQDNCEICRQIAGYEFPWDMTKALELALFRTFCIPSIAALLERTGEFQHRPQKRYDDTGLIISNILKWGHDTPRGQAALERMNLIHAHFSISNADYLYVLSTFIYEPIRWIDRFGWRQLSVVEQQGLFYFWYSVGQQMGIQEIPLTYEAFEQYNRNYEQQYFCYSQANQRVGEATLNLFLSWFPSLLRPMLKPFVYAMLDDRMIKAFGFPAPLLWQRQFLERLLRSRGKLLRYMPPRQQPVFYSDEPQRSYPQGYDLADLGPPRMLHELNQLQSQKPE is encoded by the coding sequence ATGCGACGGTTTGAACGTTTTCACGCGATTCAACAACTTGATCCGGTGCAGGATAACTGTGAGATTTGCAGGCAGATCGCAGGCTATGAATTTCCCTGGGATATGACAAAAGCGTTGGAACTTGCTCTATTCCGCACGTTCTGTATACCCAGTATTGCTGCACTGCTGGAACGCACAGGGGAGTTTCAGCATCGTCCTCAAAAACGCTACGACGATACAGGGCTAATTATTTCCAATATTCTTAAATGGGGTCATGATACTCCTAGAGGGCAGGCAGCGCTTGAGCGGATGAATTTAATTCATGCTCATTTTTCGATCAGCAATGCCGATTATCTTTATGTTCTCTCAACCTTCATTTATGAACCAATTCGCTGGATCGATCGCTTCGGCTGGCGACAATTGAGCGTTGTGGAACAGCAAGGGCTATTTTACTTTTGGTATTCAGTGGGACAGCAAATGGGTATTCAAGAAATTCCCTTAACCTACGAAGCCTTTGAGCAGTACAACCGCAACTACGAACAGCAATATTTTTGTTACAGCCAGGCGAATCAGCGAGTTGGAGAAGCAACACTGAATCTGTTTCTTAGCTGGTTTCCATCCCTGCTGCGACCCATGCTTAAGCCTTTTGTTTATGCAATGTTGGACGATCGAATGATTAAAGCCTTTGGCTTTCCGGCTCCTCTACTGTGGCAGCGTCAGTTTTTAGAAAGGCTACTGCGATCGCGGGGGAAACTGCTACGATACATGCCTCCTCGGCAACAGCCAGTTTTTTATAGCGATGAACCACAGCGGAGTTATCCCCAAGGCTATGACCTGGCGGATTTAGGTCCCCCCAGAATGCTGCATGAACTGAACCAATTGCAATCGCAAAAGCCAGAATAA